A section of the Ruania halotolerans genome encodes:
- the rimP gene encoding ribosome maturation factor RimP, translating into MSPSPGPDALSAQVHDVLEPVVAGAGLYLEGVQISGAARRRVVRVTVDLPDGPGGVTSDSLGEVSHAVSARLDAAEDLLGGSYLLEVTTPGVSRPLTQPRHFRRAEGRLVTVATADDQVSGRVLGVSDDELTLATESGTVSLPLSDVVRGRIDVELNRAGDAQD; encoded by the coding sequence ATGAGCCCCTCTCCCGGACCGGACGCCCTCAGCGCCCAGGTGCACGACGTCCTCGAACCGGTCGTCGCCGGCGCCGGCCTGTACCTCGAAGGAGTCCAGATCTCAGGTGCCGCGAGGCGACGCGTGGTCCGCGTCACGGTGGACCTGCCCGACGGTCCTGGTGGTGTGACGTCGGACTCACTCGGGGAGGTCTCCCACGCCGTCTCTGCCCGCCTGGATGCCGCCGAGGACCTGCTCGGCGGGTCCTACCTGCTGGAGGTCACCACGCCCGGAGTGAGCCGTCCGCTCACGCAGCCGCGCCATTTCCGCCGTGCGGAGGGCAGACTCGTCACCGTGGCGACCGCAGATGATCAGGTCAGTGGCCGAGTCCTCGGCGTGTCCGACGACGAACTCACGTTGGCGACCGAATCCGGTACCGTCAGCCTGCCGCTGTCGGACGTCGTGCGTGGACGCATCGACGTGGAGCTGAACCGCGCCGGCGACGCGCAGGACTGA